A genomic region of Macaca mulatta isolate MMU2019108-1 chromosome 5, T2T-MMU8v2.0, whole genome shotgun sequence contains the following coding sequences:
- the FGF5 gene encoding fibroblast growth factor 5: MSLSFLLLLFFSHLILNAWAHGEKRLVPKGQLGPAATDRNPRGSSSRQSSSSAMSSSSASSSPAASLGSQGSGLEQSSFQWSPSGRRTGSLYCRVGIGFHLQIYPDGKVNGSHEANMLSILEIFAVSQGIVGIRGVFSNKFLAMSKKGKLHASAKFTDDCKFRERFQENSYNTYASAIHRTEKTGREWYVALNKRGKAKRGCSPRVKPQHISTHFLPRFKQSEQPELSFTVTVPEKKKPPSPIKPKVPLSAPRKNTNTVKYRLKFRFG; this comes from the exons ATGAGCttgtccttcctcctcctcctcttcttcagcCACCTGATCCTCAACGCCTGGGCTCACGGGGAGAAGCGTCTCGTCCCCAAAGGGCAACTCGGACCCGCTGCCACTGATAGGAACCCTAGAGGCTCTAGCAGCAGACAGAGCAGCAGTAGCGCTATGtcttcctcttctgcctcctcctcccccgcAGCTTCTCTGGGCAGCCAAGGAAGTGGCTTGGAGCAGAGCAGTTTCCAGTGGAGCCCCTCGGGGCGCCGGACCGGCAGCCTCTACTGCAGAGTAGGCATCGGTTTCCATCTGCAGATCTACCCGGATGGCAAAGTCAACGGCTCCCACGAAGCCAATATGTTAA gtattttggaaatatttgctGTGTCTCAGGGGATTGTAGGAATACGAGGAGTTTTCAGCAACAAATTTTTAGCGatgtcaaaaaaaggaaaactccatGCAAGT GCCAAGTTCACAGATGACTGCAAGTTCAGGGAGCGTTTTCAAGAAAACAGCTATAATACCTATGCCTCAGCAATACATAGAACTGAAAAAACAGGGCGGGAGTGGTATGTGGCCCTGAATAAAAGAGGAAAAGCCAAACGAGGGTGCAGCCCCCGGGTTAAACCCCAGCACATCTCTACCCATTTTCTCCCAAGATTCAAGCAGTCGGAGCAGCCAGAACTTTCTTTCACGGTTACTGTTCCTGAAAAGAAAAAGCCACCTAGCCCTATCAAGCCAAAGGTTCCCCTTTCTGCACCTCGGAAAAATaccaacacagtgaaatacaGACTCAAGTTTCGCTTTGGATAA